A segment of the Promicromonospora sukumoe genome:
CGTGAGCAGAGGCTACGGGTTGCCACTGACATGCCGGCGGAACCTTGGACCAGACATGGCTGCCGAGGCCAGGCGCGATTCACCGCCGAACTTCAGGGTGAACTGGACGAGTGGGCCCCCGTACCGGAGCTGAGGCCGCAGCACCTCCTCCAAGCTTTCGGCCAGCGGGCCCCTTTTTGTCAGCGCTGCCCTCCGAGGGCGAAGCTTGCGGTGACGCAACCTTCAGAGGGAGCGGGATCGCTCTCACCCAGCGTTGGCTTCATCAGCATGCTGAAAATGCCCAGCCTCGATCTTTTTCCGGGCTGCACTGAACGCCCGCCCCGACGTCGCTGGTGCGTCCTTGTCGATCTCTGCTTTCTCGGCAGCGAACCCCAAGACGAGTCCGCGGAGTTCTTGAGGATCGGTATCTAGATCGGGGAACAGGTCCAGCCTTAGAGCCTGGCGCACACGGACACGCAATGCCCCGAGCTTGCGCCCCGCGTCGAGGTGATTGTTTTCCGCTTCTGTCGGCTTGAGGAAGGTTAGCAGACCGGAGGCGATCGCTGCTATCAGGGCTGCGATGCCAGCAATTACGGGGGTCGCATCGGCCAGCACGGTCGCCGCGGCGACACTGGCAGCGATAGTCGCCACGATGCCAACCCAGAAATTCACGCGAGCAAGGGACTCAGCGGCCGCGAAGTGCGCCTTCTCCGTCCAGAGCAGATCTTCCTCCAACGCGGCTAGCTCTTGCTCCACGGCTTTGTTGTATCCGCTGCTCTTGCTGGTTGATTCAGTCATTCGAGGCCCGTCTCGATTAGTGGTGAGGAAGACCCGGGCCCCGCGAGTGAGCGCTTCCGGGCGGTGTATGGATGGAGAATGCGCGCTTGCGAAGCCGGGTCGGTTCGGTCGGGGCCGTCTCCGTGCCAAATCCCCGTGGCGCGCCACAATTCGTAGTAGACCAACCACTCCAGCGACCACGGGACGAAGGTGTCGATGAACAGCATGTGGCGCTCCCAGTCGCCTGGTTCCGCAACACAGAGGCTTCCGTTGCCGTAGACGTGGGGCAGGCGCCCTGACTCATCTGGGACGAGCGCTGGCTCGGTCACATAGACGAAAGGAGGCTCTCCTGGCTCGGCCTCCAATCGGAGGCCGTATGTTCCGCTACCAGGCAGGGGCGTCACACGGGCGTTCCAGACCAGCCGCCGAGCCGTGAGTTTCACGGTGCTGTCGGGATAGTGGCGCTTGAGCCGGAACGCCTGAAGCGCCGGGCCCGCTTCAGTGCGTCGGCCCACCGGCAAACCCATGGCCTACTACCGGTCGTGAGGGGACTCCGGCGGGTATAGCCGAGGTGACGCTCAGGGCGCCGCCGGAGCGAACTCGTAGTGAGCCCGTGTCCCGTGCGCCCCTTAGGTAGTCCGCGAGTCCCCGACTGGCTCCGGTCGCGAAGCGGCTTCCGAAGGCGGCCTCGAGACTGGGGATGGTCTGGTCCAGACCGGCCTTCGTCTCGATGGCATTGAACGTGGACTCTGCCGCCGTAAGCCACTCGAAGAAGTTGCTAGCCCGCC
Coding sequences within it:
- a CDS encoding SLATT domain-containing protein; the protein is MTESTSKSSGYNKAVEQELAALEEDLLWTEKAHFAAAESLARVNFWVGIVATIAASVAAATVLADATPVIAGIAALIAAIASGLLTFLKPTEAENNHLDAGRKLGALRVRVRQALRLDLFPDLDTDPQELRGLVLGFAAEKAEIDKDAPATSGRAFSAARKKIEAGHFQHADEANAG